From the Deinococcus roseus genome, the window AATAGGGGCGAGGCGTGCCCCCTACATTGATCAATTCCATGTTTTGATCTGTTGCCCTCGGCCCTCGGCCCTTCTTGACCCGACGACGCGGTCCAAAGCGGTTTGTGACCGCTGGGTCGCTCGGCATCTTTCCCCCTGCAAACCCTCAAATGCAAGATTTCATGAAAATTGCAAACAAGTTTGCAGAATAAACCTTGCCATCTTGCAGAGGGTGTGTCACAATGACCAGACAGACACAAGACCCGTTCACCTTGCCCACAGACACAACCCACAACCGGTCATCCTGCATGGATGGATCCTGCGACACCTGCTGTCCCGGTTCAGCCCTTTCTGGCGACCTGCCCCTTTGAGCAGGGATCGCTGGCTCCATTTTCTCCCCTTCAAGCCCTTCCCCAGAACGCTCTCGTTTTGCTTTCCAAAGGACCCGTCAAATGAAGAAACCCATGCTGGACATGAAAGACATCTCGAAACGCTTCGGCAACTTCTACGCCCTGAAGGGGGTGCAACTGCAAGCCTACGCCGGAGAGGTGCTGGCCCTGATGGGTGAAAACGGTGCAGGCAAATCCACCCTGATGAAAATTCTGGCCGGGGTGTACTCCAGTGACACCGGCAGCGTGCAAATTGACGGCAAGGAAGTGCACATCAAGAACCCTGTGCAGGCCCGCAAAGAAGGCATCAACCTGATTTACCAGGAGCTCAGCATCGCCATTCATTTGAATGTGGCAGAGAACGTGTTCATGGGGGCACAGCCCCAGAATGCGCTGGGTTTTGTGGATTTTGCCCACATGCACACCGAGACCGCCAAAGTGCTGGAGAAACTGGGGGCACGCTTCAATTCGCACACCATGGCCAGTGAACTGTCCATTGCAGAGCAGCAACTGGTGGAAATTGCCCGCGCACTGGTGCACAAGAGCAAAGTTTTGATCATGGACGAGCCCACCGCCACCCTTTCAGACCGCGAAACCGAGCGTCTGTTTGCCCTGATCCGGCAACTGCGCGATGAGGGCATCGCCATCATTTACATCTCGCACCGCATGCCCGAGGTCTATGAACTGGCAGACCGGGTGTCTGTCATCCGGGACGGCACCTACGTGGGCACCCTGCAGAAGCATGAAATCGACCCGGACCGCATCGTGCACATGATGGTGGGCCGCGAACTCACCGATTTCTACCAGCGCAGCAAACTCTCCCACATTGGCGAGGTGATGCTGAAAGTGGACAACCTCTCCAGCAAAGGGGTGGTGCATCCCTGCTCGTTTGAAGTGCATGCCGGAGAGATTCTGGGGATTGCCGGACTGGTGGGTGCAGGCCGCACCGAACTGGCGAGGTTGCTCTTTGGTGCAGACCCCAGGTCTTCTGGCGAGGTGTGGCTGCAAGGCGAAAAACTGAACATCCGTTCCCCCCAGGATGCCGTAAGGGCTGGCATTGGCTACCTGCCAGAGGACCGCAAATCGCAGGGACTCTTCCTGCAGATGAGCGCCCTGGAAAACATCGGGATGAACGTGCTGGAAAAACACAGCAAGTGGGGCCTGCTGAATTACAGGGTGCTGGAGAAACTGACCAAAGACGCCATTCAGTCCATGGCCCTGAAGGTCAGCAGTCCCAGGGATCTGGCCATTGATCTGTCGGGAGGCAACCAGCAGAAACTGCTGCTGGCCCGCTGGATGGAGATTCAGCCCAGAGTGCTGATTCTGGACGAACCGACCCGTGGGGTGGATGTGGGGGCCAAGAGCGAAATCTACCGCATGATGGGCGAACTGGCCGCAAAGGGCGTGGCGGTGATCTGCATCAGCAGCGAACTGCTGGAAGTGATGGGCCTTGCAGACCGCATCCTGGTGATGCGTGAAGGTGAAATCGTCGGGGAGGTGAGTGGCAAGGAAATCGAGCAGGACAACATCATGCGCATGGCCACCGGAGCGGAGTACATTCCTTCAGCCCTGGTCGGAGCGTAAAGCAGCACCCTCTCAGCGTCCAGAAGACCTCCTGCACACTCCTTTTCTGGTTTTCTGGACGTTACTTTTTCCTTACCGAACGCTTAAGATTTCAGCTGTTGTTCAGCTTGCATGGGTGCGCTACACTGTTTTTGGAACCTCTTCCACTTCTGATTTTCTACCCCTCCAGACGGATGGCGCCTGCCATCCCTCCCCTTCTGATGGCCGTCCGGCCCACCACCTGGGACCAGGACATCTTCATCCGCACCTCCCGTTTTTGCAGAAGGAGAAAGAACCATGAGCGGTAGCGACACCGAACGACATGCCATGCTGAGCGCACAGAACCTCCCCAAGACCTCCAAATTTGAAGAAGCCCTTTACTCTCTGGGCGACGAGTGGGAAATGATCGAGCACGTGCACCTCGGGCACTTCACCAACCTGTACGTGTTTCTGTCGGTGTACGGGGTGCATGTGGTCTTTCCCCAGACGGTCTACGGGGTGGTGGACCATTACCGCTACCGGCTGGTGATCAACAACGAGAACATCAGCAAACTGGCCGAAAGCATCCTGAAAAGCACCGTGAACCTGAAACGCATGCTGAACTGCCCGGTCATCCCCATCATGCTGCACCGCCAGCTCATCGACGCAGAAGAAGCCAGAGACGGGTTTTACGACAGCAAACACCCCCGCCAGTGGGACTTCATCGGGGTGAAACTGCTCACATGGGAAAGCTTCGGGCCGCACCTGAAAGCCACCAAGCAGCCCGTGCTGACCCAGGAAGAACTGAAAGTCGTCAGACAGAAGCTGAAAAATTTGTTCTGAACATGACCAGACCCAGACCGGGACCCCACAGGTCCCGGCTTTTCTTTTGAGGGCTAAACCCGATTTCCCTCAAAGAAATGGTACTGGTTCTTGCCGTTTTTCTTGGCGTGGTACATGGACTGGTCGGCGTGGATCATCAGGGTTTCGGCATCGTCGGCATCTTGTGGAAAGAGGGCAATCCCGATGCTGGCCGAGATGTGGGCCTCGTTGCGACCCACCTGCACCGGTTTGTTCAGCAGGTGCAGGATGCGGTCTGCAATCATGGCGGCAGTCTGGCGGTCCGAGAGGCGGGTCAGCAGGATCACGAATTCATCCCCGGCCAGCCTGGCCAGCACATCGCTGCTGCGGGTGCACTCCCTCAGGCGGCGGGTGACCTCCAGCAAAAGCTGGTCTCCGGCCTGGTGCCCGTAGGTGTCGTTGACCTCTTTAAACCGATCCAGATCAATGAACAGCACGGCAGATTTCTCCTGGGTGCGGGCATGCTCCCGGACCTGCTGGGAAAGCAACTCGAAGAACAGGCGGCGGTTGGGCAGATCGGTGAGGGGGTCATGGTGGGCCTGGTGGCGGATGCGCTGCTCGGCCTGCTTTTGCTCGGTGATGTCCTGGGCGGTGCCCAGAATGCGCCTGTGGGTGTTCTCCTGCACCACCTGCGCGTAAAAGCGCAGCACCTTCTCCTGACCCAGCAGGGATTTGACCCGGAAATCCACACTCTGGGTGGTCTCTGGCCGTCCTTCTTCTGCCGTCAGACGGCGAAAAATGCCTTCCAGCAGCGGTTGATCGTCGGGGTGCACATAGCGCTCACTGAAGGCGTAAAAGTCCAGGGTGATGTGCCCGTGGGCCTGCTGCACCCCAAAGAATTCCTGCAGGGTGGGATCGAGCTCCAGTTCCATGCTGTGGGGGTGCAGTTCCCAGATGCCGATGCCTCCGGTTTCGGTGGCCAGCACCAGACGGCGTGAGAGGGCCTGCATTTGCTGTCTGGCCTGCACCATTTCGGTGATGTTCTGCACGGTGCCGTGAACAAATTCGGGCTGACCCTGCACAGTGCACACCACCCTGCCCCGCACATTCAGCCACAGGGTGGGCTGTTCAGGGAGGTGCACCTCCAGATCCAGCTGAAAGTAGCTGGTGTCTTTCTGGCTGGCATCTTTCTGCAAGGCGTTTTTCAGGTCCTGCAGGCGCTGCCAGCTTTGCGGGGTGAGCACCTGCTCCCAATGTTCTTTTGGCAGGGGAGCGGGCAAACCCAGCAGGTGCAGCAGTTCAGCGTTCCATTCCAGCGTGCCTGAAGGCAGGTGAACCCTCCAGCGGCTGAACTGGGCGATGCGGTACGCTTCCTGCAATTCCTGTTGCAAATTGTGCTGTTCCGTAAAATCCCAGCAGCAGCCCACCAACACCTCCCGGCCGGCCTGCACAACCTGCTGACCAGAGATCTTCAATTGCCGGATTCCGCCCGAGGGCAGCATCAGGCGGCACTCCACCTGAAAGGGCAATCCTGAACGGGCCTGCCGAACCGTCCAGCGCACCTTTTCCTGGTCTTCCGGGTGAATCCAGTCCAGCCCGCTGTCCAGGGTCAGGGAAAAGGTTGGCTGCAAAGGCACCATCACCGAATCAAACTGCAAGGCCTGGCTCTGCACGTCCAGCGTCCAGGGCACCATGCTGCCTGCAGACACCGCCAGTTGCACCTGCACCTCCTGCACCTGTTGCCTTGCCAGTTGCTGCTGGAACGCGGTGACATCCTGCAGCATCACAGACAGGTGCTTCTGACCTGACAGGACCATCGGGCTTCCAGTCAGGTGCAGCCAGTTGACCTGGCGACCCCGTTTCAGGGAAAGGGTGCGACTGAACGGCTGTGTGGCGGCGAGGTCCAGTGGCAATTCAGGGAAATGCTGCACCTGCAAAGCGTCCAGTCCAGCCGTACCCTGCTGCAAAAGGCGCAGGAAACCCGCATTGTGCCACACCACTTCACCCTGCTCTGTCACCACTGCCAGCCCCAGGTCGCTCTGCTCGCACACCTCCTGCAAAGCCACCGCCGGATCCAGACCAGACACCAGATACAGCAGCAAAGCCAGCGGGTTCCCATCGTGCACCACGGCTTCCAGACGGAACTGAAAGGTCCTGAAAATGCCATCTGGATCAGACAGGGTGAGGTCCAGGGTTTTGCTGTGGCTGAACTGCTGCACCTCCTGCTGCAACAGGGCAAGGGTGCGGGCCTCCCACACCGAGGACACAAAAATGGGATGCCCGATCAGGTTCTCCCGGCTGAGCTGGTGGGTTTTCACGGCCTGATCGCTGATTTCCTCCACCTGTCCGTCCAGGGTCATCAGCCACAGGGGCACCTGAAACATGCGGCAGCAGGCTTTGAGGTCCACAGAAATGCGGTGGGAAGGGGTGGGGGTCCAGCGGGTTTTCTTCATGCTGCAATTCCTCCCCGGGGTCTGCCAGCACAGGCAGACCAGAACAGGCACATCTGGATGCACCGAAACCTGGATGGGTTGAATTCAGGGTAACGAAAACAGCCTGTCAGGATACTTACCCTGTTACACCTTTGGAGAAAAAATCAAAAACAAGCTGTTATGACAGTCTCTGTTGTCAGGAAAGCGAAAATGGCGATCATGGGCACAACACCTGCAGCAGGGGCCACATGGCCCCTGCGTTTTTCTGCATTTCCATGTGGTTCTCCCGGAAAGGCAAGCCAGAACCTCTCTGGCATTGTTCTAAATGGCTCAGATGACTTTCATCCCAAACCCTTTAAAATAAATGGGCATGCCTTTCTTGCCTGCTTCATCTCAACATGTTCACTGTCCTCTTGCGCTGGCAGCACATGTTTTCAAAACAGCGAGATGGGCTGAATGATCAGGCATGCAAGCCCAATGCATTTGCAGGACATCAAGTATTCAATGGTTGACAATACATTTCAATGTGTCCGCCCAGATCCATTTTCAGAGCTTGATCTGGGACCAGGAACCGGGCCGTTTGTGCGCTTCAGATGGGACAGGAAAGGGATGTCATGTCAACACTGCAACAACAACTTCAGGAAATGCGTTTACAGGCGAGAACCATTGAGCCAGATTTTGAACCCGAATGTGACCTGCAACTCTGCCATTTGATGTTTGAGCATGAACTGGGACAACAGCTCTACAACACGCTGGACAAACCCACCAGGCAAGACGAACGCTGGATGAGCCTGTGCTGTGCGATTCTGGGGCAACGTGAACGGGCCTATGAACACCTGCTCAGGGCCATTGAAATGGGCTATGAAGAAGCCCAGATTGATCTGGTGCCGCTTCATTACATGCTGGGCAAACCCGAAGAGATGTGGCAACTGGTCAACACCCTGGATGTCTCCCAGTTCAGCAAGTTCAATCAGGCCATCTGGTACCGCAACCTCGCCCTGGTGCATTCTTTAAACAACAATGTCAAGGTGGCCCTGCTGAACATTGAGAAAAGCTGGCAGGTCATTCAGACCGCCCCTGAATTCAAGTTTTATGCCTCTGAAGTCCTGTTGATGTGTTCCAACCTGCATGCAGCAGTGGGCAACGAAGACAAACGGGTTTATTACCTGTCCAGGGCAGAAGAACTCTGCCAGACCAAATACAAATGGCAAATCAAATTGATCATCATGCTGACCAACCTGGACAACACCGATCTGGACGGCATGGTCGATCTGGCCCTGGAGATCATTGAGGGCAGCAACAATCCACGCCACGTCGTGATTTCCACAGTGTCCATTGGTCGGATCTTCATGTGTTATGGACAACTTCAAGAAGCCCGCAAGTACTTTGAAGAGGCCCTCTCCAGAGCCAGGCAGGCTGTGATGAGGGAAAACCTGAGCATCATTTATGGGTACCTGTCCATGATTTACTACAAATTGAAGATGCCACAGAAAATGTGGGTCATGCTCAACAAAATGAAGCCCCATGCCACCGCTGGCATCGACGAAAGCGTGCTGAAGTGTCAGCTGGCTTACATGGATGACTCCCTGACCCCACAGGAAGCCCTCCGGCTCAGCGATGAAGCCCTGGCTTACGCAGAATCCAGTGACGTTTTGCTGGAAACCATGCGGGTGTACATGTACCGCTGCGAGGTGTTCCGCAAGCACTTCCCGGAACGCTTTGAAGCCGCTGTGGACGAACTGGTGCAGTTCATGGTTCGCACAGACCAGTGCAACGGCACTTTTGAAGATTGGATCATCATTGAAGAGGTGTTTGATTTCATCAACGTCAAATACCCGGATTTGCTCCCCAAGGTGAGCAGCAACCAGCTGGAAATCCAGACCCTGGGCACAGAACGCATCCAGTACAATGGCCGGGACCTCAAATTGCCCCTCAGCAAATCCCTGGAGCTCATCGTTTACATCTTGCTGCACAAGAAAGTCTCCCTCAACAGCATCCTGACCCATGTTTTTGAAGATTTGGATCCCATCAAGGCCAAGAATTACTTCCACCAGATCAAACACCAGGTGGCCGAAAAAGTGGGGTTGTTGTGGATCGAGTATGACAAGAACACCCGTTTGTACAGCATTGAATCCAAGTACCGGGTGGTGCTCGATGTGCAGGAGCACCTGGAGAAAAACCAGAAATCAGACCAGGTGTTTTTGCCCTCCAGTGGCAGCGAGTGGGTACTGGATTTCAATGGTCGCATCATGCACAGCTGAAAATCCAGAATTCCAGGGAAGACCCGAAACGCGGTCTTCCCTTTTTGGTTGCTGGACCCTTTGTCCCTGCTCAGCGGTAACTTTGCAGTTCACACACCATCCCAGAGAGCACCTGCACCGTTCCACGGGTGCTGTAGCAGGAGATGCTGACCGGGCCGCAATTGGGATACAGCACCTCGGAAAACACCACCCGCCCGCCCTCTGCAAAAACCTCGATGGAAGACCAGTCCAGCAGAATGCGCAGCTTCAGGGGATCGTTTTTCAGGGTGAGGGGTGCGGTGTGGAGGCCATTGAAGCCTTCTTCTGGAAAGGCACTGTTTCTGCGCAGGAAAAGCTCGTCCTGCTGGTAACCCAGCTGCATTTCCAGAAACCCACAAAAACGGAAGTTGAGGCCAAATTCTGCAGTGTCCTGGGGCTGGATTTCCAGGTGCAGTTCCAGTGCAGCGTGCCCTTGGGCGTGAAGCAGCACCTCCTGATGGGGTTGCAAGGTGGGGGAAGGCAAGCGCTG encodes:
- a CDS encoding sugar ABC transporter ATP-binding protein, which encodes MKKPMLDMKDISKRFGNFYALKGVQLQAYAGEVLALMGENGAGKSTLMKILAGVYSSDTGSVQIDGKEVHIKNPVQARKEGINLIYQELSIAIHLNVAENVFMGAQPQNALGFVDFAHMHTETAKVLEKLGARFNSHTMASELSIAEQQLVEIARALVHKSKVLIMDEPTATLSDRETERLFALIRQLRDEGIAIIYISHRMPEVYELADRVSVIRDGTYVGTLQKHEIDPDRIVHMMVGRELTDFYQRSKLSHIGEVMLKVDNLSSKGVVHPCSFEVHAGEILGIAGLVGAGRTELARLLFGADPRSSGEVWLQGEKLNIRSPQDAVRAGIGYLPEDRKSQGLFLQMSALENIGMNVLEKHSKWGLLNYRVLEKLTKDAIQSMALKVSSPRDLAIDLSGGNQQKLLLARWMEIQPRVLILDEPTRGVDVGAKSEIYRMMGELAAKGVAVICISSELLEVMGLADRILVMREGEIVGEVSGKEIEQDNIMRMATGAEYIPSALVGA
- a CDS encoding diguanylate cyclase domain-containing protein; amino-acid sequence: MKKTRWTPTPSHRISVDLKACCRMFQVPLWLMTLDGQVEEISDQAVKTHQLSRENLIGHPIFVSSVWEARTLALLQQEVQQFSHSKTLDLTLSDPDGIFRTFQFRLEAVVHDGNPLALLLYLVSGLDPAVALQEVCEQSDLGLAVVTEQGEVVWHNAGFLRLLQQGTAGLDALQVQHFPELPLDLAATQPFSRTLSLKRGRQVNWLHLTGSPMVLSGQKHLSVMLQDVTAFQQQLARQQVQEVQVQLAVSAGSMVPWTLDVQSQALQFDSVMVPLQPTFSLTLDSGLDWIHPEDQEKVRWTVRQARSGLPFQVECRLMLPSGGIRQLKISGQQVVQAGREVLVGCCWDFTEQHNLQQELQEAYRIAQFSRWRVHLPSGTLEWNAELLHLLGLPAPLPKEHWEQVLTPQSWQRLQDLKNALQKDASQKDTSYFQLDLEVHLPEQPTLWLNVRGRVVCTVQGQPEFVHGTVQNITEMVQARQQMQALSRRLVLATETGGIGIWELHPHSMELELDPTLQEFFGVQQAHGHITLDFYAFSERYVHPDDQPLLEGIFRRLTAEEGRPETTQSVDFRVKSLLGQEKVLRFYAQVVQENTHRRILGTAQDITEQKQAEQRIRHQAHHDPLTDLPNRRLFFELLSQQVREHARTQEKSAVLFIDLDRFKEVNDTYGHQAGDQLLLEVTRRLRECTRSSDVLARLAGDEFVILLTRLSDRQTAAMIADRILHLLNKPVQVGRNEAHISASIGIALFPQDADDAETLMIHADQSMYHAKKNGKNQYHFFEGNRV